In Solidesulfovibrio carbinoliphilus subsp. oakridgensis, the sequence TCCCTCCGGCTGGTTGCGCAACCTGCCGCAGCGATGTAACAACCCATGAAACTCCAAAGCCGCGCCAAGGCGGCCGAGGGGGGAAGATCGTGATCGACGTCAAAGCCCTGCTCGAAGACATCAAGGCCGCGCCCTACGAGGAGATCGTGGTCACGGCCCCGCACACCGGCACGGTCCGCTTCGCCGGCGTCGAGCCCGGCACCCGGGTGGCCGGGGTGTCCGGCACCTACGACGAAAAGCCGGGCACGCTTCTCGCCAAGCTGACCCGCGAACGCAACGACAAGCCCCTTTTCGCCGACGCCAAGGGGGTTGTCGGCGAGGTGCGCCGGGAGCTGGAAGGCACTTTTGTCGAAGCCGGCACGCCGCTTCTGGTCATCCGCCACTTCCTGTCCAAAGACGAGGTCATCGCCTCGATCTTAAAAAAGGTGCTGCATCTGTTCAGCGCCCCCGAGCGGGCCAAGTACTACTTCATCCCGAGCGTGGACAAGAAGATCAAGGCCTCGGGCCCCCGCTCGGTCACGGTCAAGCCCGGCATGGAGCTTTTCATCGTCTCCCGGATGAAGCGGGAGAAGCCGCTTGTGTATGAAGGCCCGGAAGGCATCATCTACGCGGTCTATTTCCAGTACGACCAGAACGTGGACCAGGGCGCGCCGCTCGTTGGCGTCTGTCCCGAATCCCAGACCGATCTGATCCAGGACGTGGTCAACCGGGTGCGCACGGACTGGGAAGAAGGGGAGTAGCCATGGGCAAGTTCCTGCAAGTCCGAGTGACGGTCGCCACCTACGACGAGACTGCGGCCGAGGATCGCTACGCCAAACTCTACGCCCTGGCCTGGCCCCCGGCCGCGACCCCGGCCGGGGGGCCCAAGGGGCTCCTCCAGCTGACCGACGCCCTGGACGACCGGGTGCGCCTCGGCGACCTGCCGGGCTCGGACCGGGCGGCCCTTCTGCCCGGAGTGGAGCGGGCCATGGCTCTCAAAGCCGCCCTGGAGGCGGCCCTTGGCGACCGCGACCCCAAGACCGCCGACCGGCTCACCTACGATCTGGAAGACGCCCTGGCCGAGCTCGAAAAGTTCGCGCCCGGCAAATAACTTTTTTTACCATCCCGCGCGGCGCGCGAAGGAGGCCGGCATGGCCGGAAGCATCAATAAAGTCATTCTGGTCGGCCGGCTCGGCCAGGACCCCAAGCTCACCTATCTGGCCTCCGGGAGCCCGGTGGCCGAGTTCAGCGTGGCCACGGACGAGTCCTACAAGGATCGCGAAGGCAACAAGCAGGAAAAGACCGAGTGGCACCGGGTCAAGGTGTTCGGCCGCTCGGCGGAATTCTGCAACAATTACCTGACAAAGGGCCGTCTGGTCTACATCGAGGGGACGCTTCGCACCCGCAGCTGGGAAGACCAGCAAGGGCAGAAGCGCTACACCACCGAGGTGGTGGTGACCGGCCCGGGCCATACCGTCCAGGGGCTTGATTCCCGTGGCCAGGCGTCCGAGGCCCCCATGGGCGAGGAGGGCGGCTTCCAGCCCCGCCGCGCCCCCCAGCAGGGAGGTGGCGGCGGTGGTCAGGGCGGCGCGCCGCGCGGGAACTACGGCGGCCAGGGCCAGTCGGGCGGCTCCCGGCAGCAGCCCTATCCGGATGAGGACCAGGGCCCGGCCTTCCCCTCCGAAGCCTCGGGCATGGACGACGTGCCGTTTTAGACAGCCGTTTCCCGAAACGATGACGGGCCGCAGGGAGTTTTTCCTTGCGGCCCGTTTTTATTTTTTACGTTGTAGGGAAGGGGCGTCTGGGCGGCGTCAGGCCATCATATCCACGGAAGCGGGCGCGGACGGCGTCTGGGCGGCCTGCTGTACGGCGTAGGCCGCGCCAGGGACGTTCATTACGGCGGCCGGTGCTGCCGCCGTGGCCGCATCGGCAGGCGTTTCGGAGGATGTCGGGGAAGGCTGCGCGGCGTTTTCCCCGGCGGTTTCGGTGGCCGGCGTCGTGGGGAATTCGGAAGATGCCGCGTCTTGGGCGCCGGCGCTTGTTCCGGCGTCGGCCGCTGCGGAGGCATCGGTCTTCCCGGTCGTGTCGGTCTGGCCGCCTTCGGTCGTTTCGTCCTGCGGCGTGGTCGCTTCTTCCGCCCGCTGTTCGATGTCTTCCTTGAGGTCGTCCAGGTTCCTGGCCGACTCGTCCGCGAATTCGTCCTCGGTCGTGCGCTTCACTCCGTCTTCCACCCGGTGCTGCATAAGGGTTGCGGCGACGTACGTTCCATCCCCGCTGGAAACCTGCGTCGTGGATTGCAGGAGGGAGTACTGGGCGGAAAGCCCGTCGAGCAGAGCCCCCATTCTGTCCCCGAAGCTGTTAGCGGTTTCGAGACTTGAAAGAGTCGCTGTTATGTATTTCGATGGGGTGGAGTCGGTTGTGACGAAGTTGTTGGCCAGCAGATGCGACGTCTTCGAGGCCGTGGTCCCCATGCTCCGCTGGTAGCCGTGGTTGTCCGCCGCGCCGGTCTGGGGCGGGGTGGTCGCGGACGACGCTTGCTTCCAGGCCGTCCGGGCCGCGAACGAAGCGGTCGCGCTTCCGATGTCCATGCCGATCACCCGCATCCCTCATCGAATTTCATTTATTCATGCCTATTTTCGCGTCAGTCATCACGTTTCCTATCGGCTGCTTGCGTGGGAAACTATAGGCCTTGGTCCATGGCGGGCCTGCGGCATAACGAGCGGCCGCTGGCGTCCCGATTCCGGCCCCGGCCATGTGGCGGCTTTCCACCGTCCCGCCCGGGGCGGTCAAAGAGGAGACGGGCCTGGGGCGATGCACTTACGCGCAGTAGCCGCCGTCAATGTTGAGCGTGGCCCCGGTGATGTACGACGCCGCCGGGCCGGCCAAAAAGACGATGCCGGCCGCCACCTCCTCGGGGCGCCCGTAGCGCTTGAAGGCGGTCATGGCCTTCACGATGGCGGCGAAGTCGCCGGAGTCGGGATTCATGTCGGTTTCGATGGGACCGGGCTGCACCACGTTGACCGTGATGTTCCGCTTGGCCAAGTCGTGGGCCGCGCCCCGGGCGAAGGCGGCCACCGCGCCCTTGGTGGCGGCGTAGTCGGCAAACCCCGGGAAGCCGAGCCGGACGGCCGCGGTCGAACCGACCAGCACGATGCGCCCGCCGTCGGTGATCACCCTGGCCGCGGCCCGGACGAGGGCCGCCACGCCGGTCATGTTGACCGCGTATTCCCGGTCCAGGGCGGCCAGGTCCGGCGCCTCGTCGTCCAGGGGGCTCAAGGTGCCCACGCCCGCGTTGACGACCAGGATGTCCAGCCGGCCGAACCGTTCGACCACGGCGGCGACGAGGCCGGCCGCGCCGGCGCGATCGGCCTGGTCGGCGGCAAAGGCCGCCGCGCGCACCCCAAACGCCTCCAATTCCTTGACCATCGCCTGGG encodes:
- a CDS encoding single-stranded DNA-binding protein, which produces MAGSINKVILVGRLGQDPKLTYLASGSPVAEFSVATDESYKDREGNKQEKTEWHRVKVFGRSAEFCNNYLTKGRLVYIEGTLRTRSWEDQQGQKRYTTEVVVTGPGHTVQGLDSRGQASEAPMGEEGGFQPRRAPQQGGGGGGQGGAPRGNYGGQGQSGGSRQQPYPDEDQGPAFPSEASGMDDVPF
- a CDS encoding SDR family NAD(P)-dependent oxidoreductase, producing the protein MCKDLAGKIALVTGGSRGIGAATARALAEHGADVAISYVASADKAQAMVKELEAFGVRAAAFAADQADRAGAAGLVAAVVERFGRLDILVVNAGVGTLSPLDDEAPDLAALDREYAVNMTGVAALVRAAARVITDGGRIVLVGSTAAVRLGFPGFADYAATKGAVAAFARGAAHDLAKRNITVNVVQPGPIETDMNPDSGDFAAIVKAMTAFKRYGRPEEVAAGIVFLAGPAASYITGATLNIDGGYCA